One Salvia splendens isolate huo1 chromosome 1, SspV2, whole genome shotgun sequence genomic window, TTTTAAGTTtgatacacacactatatataaaACATACACACTCTGCACGAAATACGCACACAACATACGTGTTTAGTTACGCATTATGAGATTTCGCacgagtttagttacacatccTAAGAATGCATAACACCCTTTGCATAATTTAAAAAGGTGTCCCGTTTAGGAACACATGTTCCAAACACGACTACTTCAAGAATTTTGCCCACTTTAACTAAGTCAACTTCAGATTTGTAAAGTTTTAAATAATGTTTTTTCCGTCGACATCTTCATAAAGCTACAATTGAAGTGATTTTTAGTATAGAGGGAACTACATAAATATTatctgatctttcactttcgcataTAAATGAtatctgatctttattttatatcgtttttggtacctcATGATAAAAATAACCTTAGAtaccaaatatgtgatttttttgttatggaggatatttttggaaattttaattaaatagaatcaaatatgtgatttttttttcttcctttcttatttctttttttcttctttagtttatccttctttcttttttcttcattttcttctttctttttactattttatctttctttcttctttcttttttctccttagtttatgtttcctcttttttcttttctcttctttttcttctttctttttagtattttatacatacatctaattgcattcataatataaatcaataagaaaacacctaattaaattaattatttaaagtaattaaatcaattgaatatttttaattaaattatttatactcattttagggttgaaacacctaactaaaaatattcaaactcTTTAttattatgaatacaattcacaattttaaattttgattaagactatattgattagttattaatttaatataaaataattattattatttattaattactaatagtttttactattataacaataatattattataataattaaatataattataactataattatgattaagtctatttaaatgatattaacaataaattaattattaatttataacataaaaataataatattaatatttattaataataatagtagtataaagagtgaggagaatgggagaagatattataatatcacttttggtactagttttgtcaatgcccaaaataccctttatgacacaaatggaaaaatgaatttgtttagagggtatttttgggtgaaaattgcatcaggtaccaaaaatgtgatttatatgtataaaaaaaatgatcagATATCCTTTACGCGCGAAAGTAAAatatcaggtaccatttatgtagtccACTCTTTAGTATAAATATTCCGGCAATTGCAGCCAACATAATATGGCACCACTTTTATTTAATGTGATAAATGTTACAAAAGCTGATGAGTTACACAAAAGATTCAACTTCATACTTCCATAGTACTACTTAGATATAGTAGGAATTACGTTTATTAACTAGAGTATAAGTAACTAGAATTGCACGGGCTCTACGAGGACCATTTTAACCATCTCTTTGGTCTTAGTCTTGGGATTACCATATGAATCTTCACCAACATACAATAAATTTATGACTCGAGCAAGATGGACAATGCGCACTAGTATAGCCATTGATGCTGCCCTTGGCTCTAGACACTCCTCATTTATATCCTTCCATGCTTTTTTCACTCTCTTCCAAAATTCATCAAAAGCTTCCATCTTTGAGCACCCATTTTCTTTCATGTAACAATCCACGCTTGTGGTTTTTGCCTCAATCTATACACACAGCCATGTTATTAATTACTTTTAtcaacaaaaatatatatatatcttttaACTAGCTAGCTTACCCCGTGTCCAACCATGTCGTCCATTAATCTACAAATAACCGAGGCGGCTCGCACAATTGGTGGCTCGGTCGTAATCCAATCAAAATCATCTTGGGTAATAGGGTCTCCCATTCCAACCAAAGAAGTTGTTGATAGCATCATGTAAGCTCCCGATACGAGTGCTAATTTCATATACTCGTCCATTGTCGGAACATGCTTGCTATAACACCATTCCGCCTCTTCCATATACACCCCCGCCAGCTTTATCATCTGCCAATTTCCTTTATTACTTTTACAACATATAGCTTTGTGTTACAGACCAAACAGGGAGGGAGAACTTATCTCAAAGACTAGTATGTTATTGCACTCACAATTGAATGAGACATTGTGTCCATACACTTTACAGAGTCGAGTTAATACCTCTTTTCTCGCATACTGAAGGCGATATGACTGGCCTCGTTTTGCCATTTCATCTTCCATCTCCGAATAAACGCCTAGTAGAGCTTCGTAACATATCCTCATGTACGGCGGCAATTCCTCAGCAGCGCTAATATCCCATCTGATCAACATATAtattagaagaaaaaaatttgaatgGATATAATATAATTAGATGAAGTATACACTCACCCTCGGATAGCATGGGTGAAGAGTCGGAGTTCATCTAACGTCCCATAAACATCATAAATGTCATCAATGATGGAAGTTAGAGCTATGACTTTGGTCATGAATACTCTTGCAGTGTCGTATTGTGGCTCAAAATAGACTCCCACAATCCAAAAGTAGCACTCCGCCACTCTATCCCTTGCAAATGGTAGTTTTTTTCCAAATTCCAAATCCTCCCACCACCTGCAgcttttgtttaatttatagtactaagTTAGTAGTAGTTAAGTAAGGTAGTATGTCAATGATGTCATGAGTTGGTGTGGTGGTGACCTTGTAATGTGGTGTAGTTCCCTCTGATGTATTTTCTGCACAATATTGAAGTCCAATTTGGCGAAATTCAATAATGTCTGATTGTGCGACTCATCTAGTTGGTACATAGATATGAATTTCTTGGCCCCGAGTCTGATCAAACTCTTGCTAATCGGCATCTCTAGAGCTTCCTTCACTCTATTCGAAAGAGAAGTGCTCATTGTTTTGTGGAGTGAATTCCGAAGATGTGAAGAAGAAAATTCTAAGGCTTTGTCAAGAATATCTTCTCCGTTTATTCCGCAGTTGGATGCCTCGTA contains:
- the LOC121804437 gene encoding germacrene-D synthase-like; protein product: MANIYASAVPISTNNTNVDVSRRSVTYIPCVWKDHFLAYTNHVTEISATDKEMLEKQKVEVKKLLAQTPDDSTLKMDLINAIQRLGVAYHFSKEIDDSLRKIHHNYESQSSKDKNNVGVLALRFRLLRQHGYRVSCDVFNGLVDKEGNLKESLIDDVEGMLSLYEASNCGINGEDILDKALEFSSSHLRNSLHKTMSTSLSNRVKEALEMPISKSLIRLGAKKFISMYQLDESHNQTLLNFAKLDFNIVQKIHQRELHHITRWWEDLEFGKKLPFARDRVAECYFWIVGVYFEPQYDTARVFMTKVIALTSIIDDIYDVYGTLDELRLFTHAIRGWDISAAEELPPYMRICYEALLGVYSEMEDEMAKRGQSYRLQYARKEMIKLAGVYMEEAEWCYSKHVPTMDEYMKLALVSGAYMMLSTTSLVGMGDPITQDDFDWITTEPPIVRAASVICRLMDDMVGHGIEAKTTSVDCYMKENGCSKMEAFDEFWKRVKKAWKDINEECLEPRAASMAILVRIVHLARVINLLYVGEDSYGNPKTKTKEMVKMVLVEPVQF